A genomic region of Miscanthus floridulus cultivar M001 chromosome 3, ASM1932011v1, whole genome shotgun sequence contains the following coding sequences:
- the LOC136546714 gene encoding transcription initiation factor TFIID subunit 15-like yields MAGYMSRGPQNGSVYVCNLPPGTDDNMLAEYFGTIGLLKKDKRTGRPKIWIYRDKVTNEPKGDATVTYEDPHAASAAVEWFNNKDFHGSTIQVHIAESKSKDAFDNPMNLNIIAGVGEQDELDNGAGSGRGRGDGPGKAWQQDGDWMCPNTSCGNVNFAFRGVCNRCGAARPAGAGGAGGGSGGRGRGRGSSDARGSGRAGAGATASAVGGPPGLFGPNDWPCPMCGNINWAKRTKCNICNTSKPGTNEGDVRGGRGGGYKELDEEELEEVKKRRKEAEEDDGEIYDEFGNLKKKFRSKALHTESAQALPGSGRAGWEVEHRGSNEREGRERSRDRGRDDYDEKETRNRDRGDHGRDQRRSRSRSRDRERERERERERGRERRRDHEYERSRERDRDRDRRHR; encoded by the exons ATGGCTGGTTATATGTCAAGAGGGCCCCAAAATGGTTCTGTGTATGTCTGCAATCTACCTCCTGGAACTGATGATAATATGTTGGCCGAATATTTTGGCACCATAGGGTTGCTAAAG AAGGACAAAAGGACTGGGCGCCCAAAAATTTGGATATATAGGGACAAAGTTACCAATGAACCAAAGGGTGATGCAACAGTCACCTATGAAGATCCACATGCTGCTTCAGCTGCTGTGGAATGGTTCAATAACAAGGATTTCCATGGGAGCACTATTCAGGTTCACATAGCTGAGTCAAAAAGCAAAGATGCATTTGATAACCCCATGAATTTGAACATCATTGCTGGTGTCGGTGAACAAGATGAACTGGATAACGGAGCAGGCAGTGGTAGAGGACGTGGTGATGGTCCAGGCAAGGCTTGGCAGCAAGATGGGGATTGGATGTGTCCAAATACAAG TTGTGGCAATGTAAATTTTGCCTTCCGTGGTGTTTGTAATCGCTGTGGAGCTGCACGCCCTGCTGGTGCTGGTGGagctggtggcggcagtggcggtAGGGGTAGAGGCCGTGGTAGCTCTGATGCAAGAGGAAGCGgccgtgctggtgctggtgctactGCTTCTGCTGTTGGTGGTCCACCTGGATTGTTTGGCCCAAATGATTGGCCATGTCCAAT GTGTGGCAACATCAACTGGGCTAAGCGGACCAAATGTAATATATGTAACACCTCCAAGCCTGGTACCAATGAAGGTGATGTGAG ggGTGGCCGTGGTGGTGGGTACAAAGAGCTTGATGAAGAAGAACTAGAGGAAGTTAAAAAACGTCGGAAAGAGGCTGAGGAG GATGATGGAGAGATCTATGATGAATTTGGCAACCTGAAAAAGAAATTTCGCTCTAAAGCTCTGCATACTGAAAGTGCACAGGCACTTCCTGGGTCTGGACGTGCTGGATGGGAAGTTGAGCATCGTG GTTCTAATGAAAGGGAAGGCAGGGAGAGGAGCAGGGATCGTGGTAGGGATGACTACGATGAAAAGGAAACCAGGAACAGAGATAGAGGTGATCATGGAAGGGACCAGCGTCGGAGCAGGAGCCGGAGCAGAGACCGTgaaagggaaagggaaagggaaagggaaagggggagggagaggagacgaGACCACGAGTATGAGAGAAGTAGGGAGCGTGACCGGGACCGGGACCGACGCCACAGGTGA
- the LOC136542232 gene encoding probable inactive beta-glucosidase 33, with amino-acid sequence MHEMGLDAYIFFIAWPRLISDGRGKINPKGLEYYNNLIDALILHGIQPHATTYHFDLPQVIQNECGGFLSPRFIEEILAFVEVCFRNFGDRVKQF; translated from the exons ATGCATGAGATGGGTTTAGATGCTTACATATTCTTCATTGCTTGGCCAAGGCTGATTTCAG ATGGAAGAGGAAAGATCAACCCAAAAGGCTTGGAATACTACAACAATCTCATAGATGCATTGATATTGCATG GAATTCAGCCTCATGCCACCACCTATCATTTCGATCTTCCTCAGGTCATTCAGAATGAATGCGGTGGATTTCTCAGCCCCAGATTCAT AGAAGAAATCCTCGCTTTTGTAGAAGTCTGCTTCAGGAACTTCGGTGACAGAGTAAAGCAATTCTGA
- the LOC136546715 gene encoding U-box domain-containing protein 44-like, producing the protein MERHRQGSWRQQEDGLDGHEEDGALSAFVCPITMQVMRDPVVIETGHAFEREAIARWFSECRDLGRGPCCPITMREVHRADLRPVLALRAAIEEWTDRQQRDELRRACQWLTKDATEKEAVRALGCVVRGWSGGRVGRRTVRDEGMIPMVGGMLRSGSAMVRLKALEAIQEFARETDQDREAVSEGDTIRTIIKFIDCEDCQEREFAVSALCDLSKSELVCGKISELNGAVLILGKVSGSKADNPTIAEKAERTLGNLDRCENNAVQMAENGRLEPLLNLLIEGSPEKQLLMASSLEKIVLSNDLKILVARRVGSLFGCIVEKGNLEAKEVAFKVLEHISANAESAKVLIEENVLLPLFRVLSISRTSLLPPRLQEAAAAVLANLVASGVDFGTVPLDGDRTLVSEDIVHSLLLLISNTSPPIQCKLLEFFDTLSSSTGTVLSIVSGIKSSGAITNLVQFIESDHQESRTASIKLIYKISFHLDHEIAQVFRASPTLLGCLVKVAFLNDGNADEQDAALQILANLPKRDKHLTRELMEQGAFKIVVSKVLSIYRRDAGSDIYDNALLEGLAKVLARITYVLRDEPRCVSLAREYNLAALFTSLLRLNGLEEVQVVSAKALMNLSLESKYLTSMPKFDDTEQRSKVALFGRKPPNIQFCRVHSGVCSIRDNFCILEGKAVERLVHCLNHSNKKVVEAALAALCTLLEDGVETAEGVSVLHRSNGVAPMFDILKENPTGSLQHRVTWAVERILRAGDIAQAASTDHSLGSALVHAFQHGDSRTRRIAEAALKHVRKLPTFSIIIDKSPSIRGSSMGSMERFIKFDR; encoded by the exons ATGGAGCGGCACCGCCAAGGATCGTGGCGCCAACAAGAAG ACGGTCTCGACGGGCACGAGGAGGACGGGGCGCTGTCGGCGTTCGTCTGCCCGATCACCATGCAGGTGATGCGGGACCCGGTGGTGATCGAGACCGGCCATGCCTTCGAGCGGGAGGCCATCGCCCGGTGGTTCTCTGAGTGCCGCGACCTCGGCAGGGGCCCGTGCTGCCCGATCACGATGCGGGAGGTGCACAGGGCGGACCTGAGGCCGGTCCTGGCGCTGCGGGCCGCCATCGAGGAGTGGACGGACAGGCAGCAGAGGGATGAGCTCCGCAGAGCCTGCCAGTGGCTCACCAAGGACGCCACGGAGAAAGAGGCGGTGCGGGCGTTAGGCTGCGTTGTGCGAGGGTGGAGCGGAGGGAGGGTGGGCAGGCGCACAGTGCGTGACGAGGGGATGATACCCATGGTTGGTGGCATGCTGAGAAGCGGCAGCGCTATGGTGCGTCTCAAAGCGCTGGAAGCTATTCAGGAATTTGCCAGAGAAACTGATCAAGACAGG GAAGCTGTGTCGGAAGGGGACACTATTCGCACAATCATCAAGTTCATCGATTGCGAGGATTGTCAGGAGAGGGAGTTTGCTGTCTCTGCATTGTGCGACCTTTCCAAGTCGGAGTTAGTATGTGGAAAGATAAGTGAATTGAATGGAGCCGTACTTATACTGGGCAAGGTGTCTGGAAGCAAAGCCGACAATCCAACAATAGCTGAGAAGGCTGAAAGGACACTTGGGAATTTGGACAGGTGTGAGAATAATGCCGTGCAGATGGCTGAAAATGGCAGGCTGGAACCTCTACTTAACCTGCTTATTGAAG GTTCTCCAGAAAAGCAGCTGCTTATGGCATCATCTCTAGAAAAGATTGTTTTGTCTAATGACTTGAAGATCTTAGTTGCCCGAAGGGTGGGTTCCTTATTTGGTTGTATTGTTGAAAAGGGAAACTTGGAAGCAAAAGAAGTTGCTTTCAAGGTGTTAGAGCATATATCCGCCAATGCAGAGAGTGCCAAGGTTCTTATAGAGGAAAATGTCCTTCTCCCTCTTTTCCGAGTTCTCTCTATCAGTCGCACCAGTCTCCTTCCACCGAGGTTGCAAGAGGCTGCAGCTGCAGTTCTAGCTAATCTGGTTGCATCTGGTGTTGACTTTGGGACAGTACCCCTTGACGGGGACCGTACTCTGGTGTCTGAAGACATTGTTCACAGCTTACTTCTTTTGATCAGTAATACCTCACCTCCAATACAGTGCAAGCTTCTTGAATTTTTTGATACCCTGAGCAGTTCCACAGGGACAGTACTATCAATTGTCTCAGGTATAAAATCTTCTGGTGCTATCACCAACTTGGTGCAGTTTATTGAGAGTGATCATCAGGAAAGCCGCACTGCATCCATAAAGCTGATATACAAAATTTCATTCCACCTGGACCATGAGATAGCCCAAGTCTTCCGTGCAAGTCCAACACTACTTGGCTGCTTAGTTAAAGTTGCCTTTCTTAATGATGGAAACGCTGATGAGCAAGATGCTGCACTTCAGATTCTGGCAAACCTTCCAAAAAGGGACAAGCACCTCACTAGAGAGCTAATGGAGCAAGGGGCTTTCAAGATAGTTGTTAGTAAGGTTTTAAGCATCTACCGCAGGGATGCTGGAAGTGACATCTATGATAATGCACTGCTTGAGGGCCTTGCAAAGGTCTTGGCAAGGATAACATATGTCTTGCGAGATGAACCCCGATGTGTTTCCCTTGCTCGTGAGTACAACCTTGCTGCCTTATTCACCAGCTTGCTTCGGCTGAATGGGCTTGAAGAGGTACAAGTGGTCTCTGCAAAGGCATTAATGAATCTCTCGTTAGAATCTAAGTATCTGACTAGTATGCCGAAATTTGATGATACTGAACAGAGGTCTAAAGTTGCACTATTTGGGAGGAAACCACCAAATATTCAATTTTGTCGTGTTCATTCTGGAGTCTGTTCGATTAGGGACAACTTCTGTATCCTAGAAGGGAAAGCCGTGGAACGACTGGTTCATTGTTTGAATCATTCTAACAAGAAGGTTGTCGAAGCTGCTCTGGCTGCTCTTTGCACCCTGCTTGAAGATGGAGTGGAGACTGCAGAAGGTGTTTCGGTGCTCCATAGGTCTAATGGAGTTGCACCTATGTTTGACATCTTGAAGGAAAATCCGACAGGCAGTCTTCAGCACAGGGTGACGTGGGCTGTGGAGAGGATTCTGCGGGCAGGGGATATCGCCCAAGCTGCTTCAACCGATCACAGTCTGGGATCTGCACTTGTTCATGCTTTCCAACATGGAGATTCCAGAACACGGCGTATTGCAGAGGCAGCATTGAAGCATGTCCGAAAGCTACCCACTTTTTCCATAATCATTGATAAGAGTCCCTCGATACGAGGTTCATCCATGGGAAGCATGGAGCGCTTTATCAAGTTTGATCGCTAG